In Cydia fagiglandana chromosome 3, ilCydFagi1.1, whole genome shotgun sequence, the following are encoded in one genomic region:
- the LOC134680360 gene encoding protein limb expression 1 homolog, whose protein sequence is MVYPDSRWGADALAPLYDDVYRADGVLSTVNVVEALQEFWQVKAARGGGAGALVIYESVPAAHPPYVCYVTLPGGACFGSFQNCPTKAEARRSAAKIALMNSVFNEHESRRISEHFIEKAVAEARASFAGDAAAHQDPSAGIAAFRFMLEANKGRTMLEFQELMTVFQLLHWNGSLRAMRERQCSRQEVVAHYSARALDDAMREQMAREWAAREREAGASGVIRAELARAERELRSARLAARELRFPKEKRDILTLAARLAPPQQPQ, encoded by the exons CTGACGGCGTGCTGTCAACCGTGAACGTGGTGGAGGCCCTGCAGGAGTTCTGGCAGGTGAAGGCGGCGCGAgggggcggcgcgggcgcgctcGTGATCTACGAATCCGTGCCTGCCGCCCACCCCCCGTATGTGTGCTACGTGACGCTGCCGGGCGGTGCTTGCTTCGGTAGCTTCCAG AATTGCCCGACGAAGGCCGAAGCGCGACGCAGCGCGGCTAAAATCGCGCTCATGAACAGCGTGTTCAACGAGCACGAGTCGCGCCGTATTTCGGAGCATTTCATTGAAAAGGCCGTGGCGGAGGCTCGGGCCAGCTTCGCGGGAGATGCTGCCGCCCATCAGGACCCGAGCGCTGGCATCGCTGCCTTCAG GTTCATGCTGGAGGCGAACAAGGGGCGCACAATGCTGGAGTTCCAGGAGTTGATGACGGTGTTCCAGTTGCTCCACTGGAACGGCTCGCTGCGCGCCATGCGGGAGCGCCAGTGCTCACGCCAGGAG GTGGTGGCCCACTACTCCGCGCGAGCTCTCGACGACGCGATGCGCGAACAGATGGCGCGCGAATGGGCCGCGCGAGAGCGCGAAGCGGGCGCCAGCGGGGTCATTCGCGCGGAGCTCGCGCGAGCCGAGCGCGAACTCCGCTCCGCAAGGCTCGCCGCCCGCGAACTACGCTTCCCGAAGGAGAAACGCGATATTTTGACCCTCGCCGCTCGTCTCGCCCCGCCGCAGCAGCCACAGTGA